Genomic window (Terriglobus sp. TAA 43):
TGTTTACCGCGATTCAGGAACAACTCGGCCTCAAGCTACAAGCCTCGAAAGGCCCAGTCAGCGTGTTCGTCATCGACTACGTTGAGAAGCCGTCGGACAACTAAGCACGCACAGCAACTGGCCGCATCCGAGCAAACACCGGCGACAATCCAAAGCTGATCACCAGATTCAGAGTCAACGCAGGAATCGCAGCATACATACTCCACGTCTGCCCGAAGACATGCAACGGATACACGCCGCTGCCCTTGAACTCCAGCGCAATGGCCATTCCTGATCCCCACGCCATACCCGCGAGCCATCCCGCAAACACAGCCCACGGATGCAGCACGCGACGTTTCACAAACGCGCCGCACACCACTGCGGGAAACAACTGCGCAATCCAGATCCCACCCAACAATTGCATCTCAATCGCGTAAGAACCCGGTGTCTCCAGCACAAACGCCAGCGCACCAAACTTCACAATCAGCGACACAATCTTCGCCTGTGCAGCTTCCTTCTTCGGTGTCAGGGGCGTCGACACAAACTCGCCCCACAGATTGCGCGTGAACAGATTCGCCGCGGCAATGCTCATGATCGCAGCAGGCACCAGCGCGCCGATCGCGATCGCTGCGAGGCAGAATCCCGCGAACCACTCTGGGAAGCCATTCAGGAACAACAGCGGAATCACTTCCGACTTATCCGCTGCCTTCACGCCCGCGGCCAACGCCACGTAGCCCAGCAACGCCAGCAATCCCAACAGCAACGTGTACGCAGGCAGCAGCGCAGCATTACGACGCAATGTCTGTGGCCCGGACGATGACAACGTCGCTGTCGAAGTATGCGGATATAGAATCAGCGCCAACGCCGATCCAATCGCCAACGTGGAATACGGCAGTAGCTGCCCCGCCTTCAGCAGCGTTCCACCCGGCGGCGTATGCTTCGGCAACTCCGCAGCCGCCACGGCAAAGATATGCCCAAAGCCGCCCAGTTTCGACGGTAGCCAGATCACAGCGGCAATCACCATCACGTACAGCATGATGTCTTTCACCACGGCAATAATCGCAGGCGCGCGCAGACCAGCCGAATACGTATAGAACGCAAGAATCAGAAACGCAAGAATCAGCGGCCATTCACCGCGCAACCCCATCGCAGCCAGGGCAACCTTCATGCCCACAAGCTGCAGCGCGATGTATGGCATCAGCGAAAGAATGCCCGTAAGCGCAATCGCTACGGTCAGCGGACGAAACTCAAACCGCCCCTTCACAAAATCCGCAAACGTGACATAGCCATTGCGGTGGCACACCGTCCACAGCTTAGGCAGAACCAGCATCATGTACGGATAAATCAGGATGGTGTACGGCACCGCAAAGAAACCAAGCGCGCCCGCACCATACAGCGCCGCAGGCACCGCGATCACGGTATAGGCCGTATACACGTCGCCACCCAGCAGGAACCAGGTGATCAGCGTGCCGAACGAACGCCCGCCCAGCCCCCACTCTTCCAGCGAGTGCAGTCCTTCCGTTGGGCGCCGCCATTTTGCGGCAAGAAATCCCGCCACCGTCACCAGCGCAAACGCAACACAAAAAACCGCAAGCGCAACAGGATGCATGTTCCCCGCAAGAGCCATATTCATGGATAGGCGAATGGTAGCAAAATGACGGCAAACCCTGCCCGCCGCCCATCCGCGATAGACTTAAAAGCGGTATGCCGCCCATCATCGTCGCCCAGCAGCTCGGAAAAACGTATCGCAGCGGAAAGATCGAAACACACGCTCTGCGCGACGCCACCTTCACCATTGATCGCGGCGAGTTTGTCGCCATCGTCGGCCCCTCAGGCTCCGGCAAATCGACACTCTTCTACCTCCTCGGTGGCCTCACTCGCGCCACGGGCGGCTCCGTCACCATTGACGGCGTAGACTTCAGTTCCCTCTCTGACGGGGAACGCACGCGCAAACGCGGCCAGAAGATCGGTTTCATCTTCCAGCGTTTCAACCTGCTGCCCACACTCACCGCGCGCGGCAACGTGGAACTTGCGCACTCCATTGCAGATAACGGAGAGCCCCTGGATCAGAATCTGCTGCACCATCTCGCGGAGCTTCTTCGCATTGAGAATCGTCTGGATAACCGTCCCAGCGAACTCTCCGGCGGCGAACAGCAGCGTGTGGCCATTGCACGCGCTCTCATCACTCGCCCCGCCATCATCCTCGCCGACGAACCCACCGGCAATCTCGATACAGAAAACAGCGAAACCGTCCTCGAGATGCTGCGCCATGCCTCCAAGGAAATGGGCCAGACCGTGTTGATGATCACGCACAATCCGGAAGCCGCAGCCATCGCCGACCGCATACTTTACGTCCGCGACGGCCGCCTGCACGAAGCGCCGCCTCCGCCGCGCGAATCGCGCAAATCGCTCATCGGCAGCCTGCTAGCAGGCTAATCAGCAAATCATTCCTAACAAGCCCTCGTCCTCAGCGAAGACGAGGGCGTTTTACTTTCTTCTCAATTCATACAAATGTCTCAGGCTGGCACTTGACGCCTGTTGTTACGTGAAACTACGGTGTGACGGTACTTACTTTCGCACATGGAGTATTCCGTTGCGCCGTACATTCCGTGCCACCCGCCTGCCTCTCGCGCTCACCGCCATCCTTCTCGCTGCATCCACAGCAAACGCACAAAGCGCTCCGGCAACGCCGCAGGCTGGCCCCAATCTGCCTTCCGCAACGTCCACGACGCCTCCCGCCAAGCCTGAGGACGTTGCAGGCATTCCCGTCAATTACGACGAGAGCAAAGTGGGCACCTACACACTTCCAGACGCGCTCAAGATGGCCGATGGCACGCCCGTCCGCGACGTGAAGACATGGGAAACCAAACGCCGCCCCGAAATCGTACGCATCTTTGAAACGCAGCAATACGGCATCGCGCCCGGCAAGCCCGCAGACGAAAGCTTTGAAGTCTTCGACAAAGGCACGCCCGCCCTCAACGGCAAAGCCGTCCGCAAACAAGTTGTGATCTGGCTGAACAAGGAAAAGACCGGCCCGCACATCAACCTGGTCGAATATCTTCCGGCGAACAAAGTCTCTGCAAAGAAGCGCACTCCGGTGTTGCTCAGCATCAACTTCGGCGCGCCCCAGATGGCTTTTGACGATCCCGGCATCCGCCCTGTCGAAGTCTGGAATCCAAAAACCGGCAAGCGCGAGATGCCCACGCGCGCCTTCGGCAAGCTCAACGCAGACATCTTCCTTGACGCAGGCATCGGTATCGCCACCTTCTACTACGGCGACATCGATCCCGACTATCCCGCCGGCGTTCCCGACGGCGTGC
Coding sequences:
- the mctP gene encoding monocarboxylate uptake permease MctP, encoding MHPVALAVFCVAFALVTVAGFLAAKWRRPTEGLHSLEEWGLGGRSFGTLITWFLLGGDVYTAYTVIAVPAALYGAGALGFFAVPYTILIYPYMMLVLPKLWTVCHRNGYVTFADFVKGRFEFRPLTVAIALTGILSLMPYIALQLVGMKVALAAMGLRGEWPLILAFLILAFYTYSAGLRAPAIIAVVKDIMLYVMVIAAVIWLPSKLGGFGHIFAVAAAELPKHTPPGGTLLKAGQLLPYSTLAIGSALALILYPHTSTATLSSSGPQTLRRNAALLPAYTLLLGLLALLGYVALAAGVKAADKSEVIPLLFLNGFPEWFAGFCLAAIAIGALVPAAIMSIAAANLFTRNLWGEFVSTPLTPKKEAAQAKIVSLIVKFGALAFVLETPGSYAIEMQLLGGIWIAQLFPAVVCGAFVKRRVLHPWAVFAGWLAGMAWGSGMAIALEFKGSGVYPLHVFGQTWSMYAAIPALTLNLVISFGLSPVFARMRPVAVRA
- a CDS encoding ABC transporter ATP-binding protein translates to MPPIIVAQQLGKTYRSGKIETHALRDATFTIDRGEFVAIVGPSGSGKSTLFYLLGGLTRATGGSVTIDGVDFSSLSDGERTRKRGQKIGFIFQRFNLLPTLTARGNVELAHSIADNGEPLDQNLLHHLAELLRIENRLDNRPSELSGGEQQRVAIARALITRPAIILADEPTGNLDTENSETVLEMLRHASKEMGQTVLMITHNPEAAAIADRILYVRDGRLHEAPPPPRESRKSLIGSLLAG
- a CDS encoding S9 family peptidase, with amino-acid sequence MRRTFRATRLPLALTAILLAASTANAQSAPATPQAGPNLPSATSTTPPAKPEDVAGIPVNYDESKVGTYTLPDALKMADGTPVRDVKTWETKRRPEIVRIFETQQYGIAPGKPADESFEVFDKGTPALNGKAVRKQVVIWLNKEKTGPHINLVEYLPANKVSAKKRTPVLLSINFGAPQMAFDDPGIRPVEVWNPKTGKREMPTRAFGKLNADIFLDAGIGIATFYYGDIDPDYPAGVPDGVRAMNIKNNDDRPGDAWGSIAAWAWGMSRVQDYFETDKDIDAKRVAVHGISRLGKTALWAGAHDQRFAAVIASCGGEGGGALSHRNYGETIAHMTAPSRYPYQFAKNWANYAGFPDNAPMDANMLVALVAPRPLLLQTGNTDFWSDPKGEFLAAVAAGPVYRLYGKQDLGTDVLPAAGVPIFHDLSYEMHNGGHGMVPSDWPVYVDFLRINLHPER